The Aphis gossypii isolate Hap1 chromosome 3, ASM2018417v2, whole genome shotgun sequence genome includes a region encoding these proteins:
- the LOC114129067 gene encoding phospholipid scramblase 2 isoform X2, which produces MYSNPNAGPPPPGFSQYHPPQNQYPPAGNQNQYPPAGNQNQYPPTGNQSQYPPIGNQNQYPPVGNQSQPYQHDQYNMYQHQPQMPAHQNQGYPAIQNPNYPPPYSQPGYGQVIQHQPGAYQPSPQVVADGWMPIPQTIPQNCPNGLQYLSTINQLLVKQQVEVIEALLGFETNNKYSIKNSVGQKVFYAVEDNDCCTRNCCGPVRPFEMKILDNYKNEVIHLSRPLACQSCFFPCCLQRIEVFSPPGCLVGTVEQDWSILTPIFTIRNAANEEVLKIEGPICRYSMCGSDVEFKILSKDKTTVVGRISKQWSGLLREVFTDADFFGITFPMDLDVRMKAVMLGACFLIDLMFFEM; this is translated from the exons atgtattccaaTCCAAATGCAGGACCACCACCACCag GATTTTCTCAATATCATCCACCACAAAACCAATATCCACCAGCTGgtaatcaaaatcaatatCCACCGGCAGgtaatcaaaatcaatatCCACCAACTGGAAATCAAAGTCAATATCCACCAATCGgtaatcaaaatcaatatCCACCAGTTGGTAATCAAAGTCAACCGTATCAACAtgaccaatataatatgtatcaacaTCAACCACAAATGCCAGCACATCAAAATCAGGGATATCCTGCAATTCAAAATCCAAACTACCCACCTCCATATTCACAGCCAGGTTATGGACAAGTTATTCAGCATCAACCCGGCGCTTATCAACCATCTCCTCAAGTGGTTGCTG aTGGATGGATGCCTATTCCTCAAACTATACCACAAAACTGTCCAAATGGACTTCAGTATCTTTCAACAATCAATCAGTTACTTGTTAAACAACAAGTGGAAGTTATagaag ctTTATTGGGGTTCGagacaaataacaaatattcaattaaaaatagcgTTGGTCAGAAAGTGTTTTATGCTGTTGAGGATAATGATTGTTGTACACGAAATTGCTGTGGTCCAGTACGACCATTTGAAATGAAGATTTTGGATAACTATAAGAATGAAGTTATCCATTTATCAAGGCCTTTAGCATGCCAATCCTGCTTTTTCCCTTGTTGtttacaa AGAATTGAAGTATTTTCACCACCTGGGTGTTTGGTTGGAACTGTTGAACAAGATTGGTCTATTTTAACACCAATATTTACTATCCGTAATGCAGCTAATGaagaagtattaaaaattgaaggaCCAATATGTCGATACAGTATGTGTGGAAGTGATGttgaatttaaa aTATTATCAAAAGACAAAACCACTGTAGTTGGTCGTATATCTAAACAATGGTCCGGACTTTTGAGAGAGGTATTTACTGATGCCGATTTCTTTGGTATTACTTTTCCTATGGATCTGGATGTTCGAATGAAAGCCGTTATGCTAGGAGCTTGTTTTTTGATA
- the LOC114129069 gene encoding ras-related protein Rab-2A, whose product MSYAYLFKYIIIGDTGVGKSCLLLQFTDKRFQPVHDLTIGVEFGARLVSIETKPIKLQIWDTAGQEAFRSITRSYYRGAAGALLVYDITRRDTFNHLTTWLEDARQHSNSNMVIMLIGNKSDLEAKREVKKEEGEAFAREHGLVFMETSAKTSDNVEEAFINTAKEIYEKIQEGVFDINNEANGIKIGPQHSTGNSSIPGGNNRSNGNGCC is encoded by the exons ATGTCTTACGCGTACCTGtttaaatacatcataatcGGAGACACAG GAGTAGGCAAATCGTGTCTCCTATTGCAGTTCACTGACAAGAGATTCCAGCCCGTCCATGATCTCACCATtg GCGTCGAATTTGGTGCACGTCTGGTGTCCATTGAGACCAAACCCATCAAGCTGCAAATATGGGACACTGCTGGCCAGGAAGCTTTTCGATCAATCACCCGATCTTATTATCGTGGTGCAGCTGGTGCATTATTAGTGTATGACATCACCCGTCGAGACACTTTCAATCATTTGACTACGTGGTTAGAAGACGCTAGACAACATTCCAATTCTAATATGGTTATTATGCTCATTGGCAACaaaag TGATTTGGAGGCTAAACGAGAAGTAAAGAAAGAAGAAGGTGAAGCATTTGCTCGGGAACATGGATTGGTATTTATGGAAACATCTGCTAAAACTTCTGACAATGTAGAAGAAGCCTTCATAAACACTGCCAaagaaatatatgaaaaaattcaaGAGGGAGTATTCGATATCAATAACGAG gCAAATGGTATTAAAATTGGACCACAACATTCGACTGGTAATAGTAGTATACCTGGCGGAAATAATCGATCCAATGGCAATGGTTGTTGTTAA
- the LOC114129067 gene encoding phospholipid scramblase 2 isoform X1, with translation MYSNPNAGPPPPGFSQYHPPQNQYPPAGNQNQYPPAGNQNQYPPTGNQSQYPPIGNQNQYPPVGNQSQPYQHDQYNMYQHQPQMPAHQNQGYPAIQNPNYPPPYSQPGYGQVIQHQPGAYQPSPQVVADGWMPIPQTIPQNCPNGLQYLSTINQLLVKQQVEVIEALLGFETNNKYSIKNSVGQKVFYAVEDNDCCTRNCCGPVRPFEMKILDNYKNEVIHLSRPLACQSCFFPCCLQRIEVFSPPGCLVGTVEQDWSILTPIFTIRNAANEEVLKIEGPICRYSMCGSDVEFKILSKDKTTVVGRISKQWSGLLREVFTDADFFGITFPMDLDVRMKAVMLGACFLIDVMFYEKRGNAENDGIGLC, from the exons atgtattccaaTCCAAATGCAGGACCACCACCACCag GATTTTCTCAATATCATCCACCACAAAACCAATATCCACCAGCTGgtaatcaaaatcaatatCCACCGGCAGgtaatcaaaatcaatatCCACCAACTGGAAATCAAAGTCAATATCCACCAATCGgtaatcaaaatcaatatCCACCAGTTGGTAATCAAAGTCAACCGTATCAACAtgaccaatataatatgtatcaacaTCAACCACAAATGCCAGCACATCAAAATCAGGGATATCCTGCAATTCAAAATCCAAACTACCCACCTCCATATTCACAGCCAGGTTATGGACAAGTTATTCAGCATCAACCCGGCGCTTATCAACCATCTCCTCAAGTGGTTGCTG aTGGATGGATGCCTATTCCTCAAACTATACCACAAAACTGTCCAAATGGACTTCAGTATCTTTCAACAATCAATCAGTTACTTGTTAAACAACAAGTGGAAGTTATagaag ctTTATTGGGGTTCGagacaaataacaaatattcaattaaaaatagcgTTGGTCAGAAAGTGTTTTATGCTGTTGAGGATAATGATTGTTGTACACGAAATTGCTGTGGTCCAGTACGACCATTTGAAATGAAGATTTTGGATAACTATAAGAATGAAGTTATCCATTTATCAAGGCCTTTAGCATGCCAATCCTGCTTTTTCCCTTGTTGtttacaa AGAATTGAAGTATTTTCACCACCTGGGTGTTTGGTTGGAACTGTTGAACAAGATTGGTCTATTTTAACACCAATATTTACTATCCGTAATGCAGCTAATGaagaagtattaaaaattgaaggaCCAATATGTCGATACAGTATGTGTGGAAGTGATGttgaatttaaa aTATTATCAAAAGACAAAACCACTGTAGTTGGTCGTATATCTAAACAATGGTCCGGACTTTTGAGAGAGGTATTTACTGATGCCGATTTCTTTGGTATTACTTTTCCTATGGATCTGGATGTTCGAATGAAAGCCGTTATGCTAGGAGCTTGTTTTTTGATA GATGTTATGTTTTATGAAAAGCGAGGAAATGCAGAAAATGATGGTATTGgactttgttaa
- the LOC114129068 gene encoding uncharacterized protein LOC114129068, with protein sequence MEIDEDLSAIEVEPIPREKSSESFGDLSCITNDCVEKENENPHAIETDESDQEDIVMSGSESGIVEDFTYDPTALIEISDILDLVGKNWSIFRVSPLWNLNFDTNYLNLLSKKLKKFLINHISTNIKNQKNSFSAISVEIEPKEANHECVALKIKVINNDSNSKLYTGLLLKSPNYNQNYSKNSLSDMPILMVQGNKSFSVAIHNWLTEHFDCVIRPYEFALYQFLWLIAISMGDAGQLYNDTVLYHYLYKYESSKGHMDVKCYAESEFLQSVLAKLSLNRSSASSTTSFHYSDLIKVQSDIEDHFKITCGINVSKLKLKAFEAPKVASINVSGKIHVWSSTLMDLMLKYLMELQDNKCML encoded by the exons ATGGAAATCGACGAAGACCTAAGTGCTATAGAAGTGGAACCAA ttcCACGAGAAAAATCATCGGAGTCATTTGGCGATTTATCTTGTATAACTAATG attgtgttgaaaaagaaaatgaaaaccCACATGCAATTGAAACTGACGAATCTGATCAAGAAGATA TTGTAATGTCAGGATCAGAGTCAGGAATAGTTGAAGATTTTACTTATGATCCAACTGCTCTTATAGAAATATCTGATATACTTG atCTTGTCGGTAAAAATTGGTCAATATTTCGTGTATCTCCATTGtggaatttgaattttgataccaactatttaaatttgttatccaAAAAGTTgaagaaatttttaataaatcatatttctaCCAATATAAAGAACCAGAAGAATTCTTTCTCGGCGATCTCTGTGGAAATTGAACCAAAAGAAGCAAATCATGAATGTGTGGcattaaag attaaagttattaacaaTGATAGTAATTCAAAACTTTACACTGGTTTGCTATTAAAATCgccaaattataatcaaaattatagtaaaaatagtcTATCTGACATGCCCATATTAATGGTTCAAGGAAATAAATCATTCTCAGTTGCCATACATAATTGGTTAACTGAACATTTTGATTGTGTTATTCGGCCATACGAATTTGCTTTATATCAATTTCTGTGGCTTATTGCAATATCAATGGGTGATGCAGGacaattatacaatgatactgTTTTATACCACTATCTCTATAAATATGAATCATCAAAGGGTCATATGGATGTAAAATGTTATGCTGAATCTGAGTTCCTTCAATCGGTGTTAGCTAA ACTTTCATTGAATCGGTCATCTGCATCTTCAACTACTTCATTTCATTATTcagatttaattaaagtaCAATCTGATATAGAagaccattttaaaataacatgtggaataaatgtatcaaaattaaaattgaaagcaTTTGAAGCTCCCAAAGTTGCTTCAATTAATGTTTCTGGAAAA atACATGTTTGGTCATCCACCCTTATggatttaatgttaaaatatcttatggAGCTACAAGACAATAAATGTAtgctttaa
- the LOC114129072 gene encoding RNA polymerase II subunit A C-terminal domain phosphatase isoform X1 — protein sequence MSQEKICVKLPTTDKKVTLLKWRVKEGTLVNSTVVVLLYQEDGEKDRKSFRTHHVGVVKKILIHEGQEVPAGYPVFELEPGCSHSTVVSDLCADCGADLRIDNASKPTASVSMIHSVPDLKVSEQSALLLGKADEKRLLSDKKLVLLVDLDQTLIHTTNDNIPNNIKDIHHFQLYGPNSPWYHTRLRPGTYKFLSSISELYELHICTFGARNYAHTITHILDPKGKLFSHRVLSRDECFNPNSKTGNLKGLFPCGDNMVCIIDDREDVWDYALNLIHVKPYHFFQHTGDINAPPNLQKNVDVTSQQDNRVDFTHLVQGITIKKKVSTKGEPQMEDGEVLSDDDSGNTTTDNDEKNKNNVNNDNSDQVEVEEEDDYLLYLEDILKNLHKEYFKEYDQKHELYGNDVEVPDMKRIIPMYRSKILAGKKLVFSGLVPTPVPLTESRAYKVARLLGAEVTENIEPDSTHLVAVRQGTLKASAARKRPDIKTVTPEWLWLCAERWEHVEERLFPLRSEGGGGSSSRDPPAHCSSPEHSPHFMANNQNVPHVNKEQDQKFAETLNPLLSFSDEDIKRMAGEVEDMTDDEESCDDDDDDDDAPNIIDVLKINKDGNSSSEASLDGSRRGNKRQYSSSESTDNEDEAEKEIEGETLIERLRQNTGRGQKRRHSSPDSDGSEEDNETLNEKFRQGKNLDELGVEWGNNSENSQDQPDDMNDSEWGNNSENSQDPPDEVNDSEWNMLGAALEKEFLEN from the exons ATGAGTCAAGAAAAGATTTGTGTTAAATTGCCAACAACAGATAAAAAAGTGACTCTTTTAAAATGGCGTGTAAAAGAAGGCACTTTGGTTAACAGCACTGTTGTTGTACTTCTTTATCAAGAAGACGGAGAAAAAGATCGGAAAAGTTTTCGCACACATCACGTTGGTGTTGTTAAGAAAATCTTAATACACGAAGGACAAGAAGTTCCTGCAGG atatCCTGTATTTGAATTAGAGCCTGGTTGTAGCCACAGTACTGTAGTTAGTGATTTATGTGCAGATTGTGGTGCCGATTTAAGAATCGACAATGCATCTAAACCAACTGCATCTGTTTCTATGATACACAGCGTGCCTGACCTTAAAGTCAGCGAACAG agtgCATTGTTATTGGGTAAAGCTGATGAAAAACGATTGCTTAGTGATAAAAAACTGGTGTTACTTGTGGATTTGGATCAAACACTAATACACAcaacaaatgataatatacctaataatatcaaa GATATTCATCATTTTCAATTGTATGGACCAAATTCACCTTGGTATCACACAAGACTTAGGCCAGGAACATACAAGTTTTTGTCTTCTATTAGTGAATTATATGAACTTCACATATGCACATTTGGCGCTCGAAACTATGCTCATACTATAACACATATACTGGATCCAAAAGGAAAGTTATTTTCTCATAGGGTTTTATCACGAGATGAATGCTTCAATCCAAACAGTAAAACTGGAAATCTCAA agGATTGTTCCCATGTGGTGATAATATGGTATGTATAATTGATGATCGTGAAGATGTTTGGGATTATGctttaaatttgatacatGTCAAGccatatcatttttttcaacatacTGGTGACATAAACGCTCCtccaaatttacaaaaaaatgttgatgtaaCCTCACAACAGGATAATAGAGTGGATTTTACACATCTAGTTCAAG gtataactattaaaaaaaaagttagcaCAAAAGGTGAACCACAAATGGAAGATGGAGAAGTTCTGTCTGATGATGATTCAGGAAATACAACAACtgataatgatgaaaaaaataaaaataatgttaacaaCGACAATAGCGATCAAGTAGAAGTTGAGGAAGAAGATGATTACTTGTTGTACTTGgaagatattttgaaaaatttgcaTAAAGAATACTTCAAAGAATATGATCAAAAACATGAGTTATATGGAAATGATGTTGAAGTTCCTGACATGAAgcgtattatacctatgtaccgttcaaaaatattagctGGTAAAAAGCTAGTATTCAGTGGTTTAGTACCTACTCCTGTACCGTTGACTGAAAGTCGAGCTTATAAAGTAGCTCGATTATTAGGTGCAGAAGTCACAGAAAATATTGAACCTGACTCTACACATCTGGTAGCTGTTCGTCAGGGCACACTTAAAGCTAGTGCAGCTCGTAAACGCCCAGATATTAAAACGGTGACGCCTGAATGGTTGTGGCTTTGTGCAGAACGCTGGGAACATGTTGAGGAAAGATTATTTCCTCTTCGATCAGAAGGTGGTGGTGGTTCTAGTAGTAGAGACCCACCAGCTCATTGTAGTAGTCCAGAACATTCACCACATTTTATGGCCAATAACCAAAATGTTCCTCATGTAAATAAAGAACAGGACCAAAAATTTGCTGAGACTCTTAATCCACTACTTTCGTTTTCTGATGAAGACATTAAACGTATGGCAGGAGAAGTAGAAGACATGACTGATGATGAAGAAAGttgtgatgatgatgatgatgatgatgatgcgCCAAAcataattgatgtattaaaaataaataaagatggCAATTCAAGTTCAGAAGCATCTTTAGATG GTTCTAGAAGAGGGAATAAACGTCAATACAGTTCATCAGAATCAACAGATAATGAAGATGAAGCAGAAAAAGAAATAGAAGGTGAAACATTAATCGAACGATTACgacaaa ATACTGGCAGAGGACAGAAGCGTCGGCATAGTTCACCGGATAGTGACGGAAGTGAAGAAGATAACGAaacattaaatgaaaaatttcgtCAAGGTAAAAATTTAGACGAATTGGGAGTAGAATGGGGTAACAATAGTGAAAATAGTCAAGACCAACCTGATGATATGAATGACTCTGAATGGGGTAACAATAGTGAAAATAGTCAAGACCCACCAGACGAGGTTAATGATTCTGAATGGAATATGTTGGGTGCTGCCTTAGAAAAagaatttttggaaaattag
- the LOC114129072 gene encoding RNA polymerase II subunit A C-terminal domain phosphatase isoform X2 yields the protein MSQEKICVKLPTTDKKVTLLKWRVKEGTLVNSTVVVLLYQEDGEKDRKSFRTHHVGVVKKILIHEGQEVPAGYPVFELEPGCSHSTVVSDLCADCGADLRIDNASKPTASVSMIHSVPDLKVSEQSALLLGKADEKRLLSDKKLVLLVDLDQTLIHTTNDNIPNNIKDIHHFQLYGPNSPWYHTRLRPGTYKFLSSISELYELHICTFGARNYAHTITHILDPKGKLFSHRVLSRDECFNPNSKTGNLKGLFPCGDNMVCIIDDREDVWDYALNLIHVKPYHFFQHTGDINAPPNLQKNVDVTSQQDNRVDFTHLVQGITIKKKVSTKGEPQMEDGEVLSDDDSGNTTTDNDEKNKNNVNNDNSDQVEVEEEDDYLLYLEDILKNLHKEYFKEYDQKHELYGNDVEVPDMKRIIPMYRSKILAGKKLVFSGLVPTPVPLTESRAYKVARLLGAEVTENIEPDSTHLVAVRQGTLKASAARKRPDIKTVTPEWLWLCAERWEHVEERLFPLRSEGGGGSSSRDPPAHCSSPEHSPHFMANNQNVPHVNKEQDQKFAETLNPLLSFSDEDIKRMAGEVEDMTDDEESCDDDDDDDDAPNIIDVLKINKDGNSSSEASLDGSRRGNKRQYSSSESTDNEDEAEKEIEDTGRGQKRRHSSPDSDGSEEDNETLNEKFRQGKNLDELGVEWGNNSENSQDQPDDMNDSEWGNNSENSQDPPDEVNDSEWNMLGAALEKEFLEN from the exons ATGAGTCAAGAAAAGATTTGTGTTAAATTGCCAACAACAGATAAAAAAGTGACTCTTTTAAAATGGCGTGTAAAAGAAGGCACTTTGGTTAACAGCACTGTTGTTGTACTTCTTTATCAAGAAGACGGAGAAAAAGATCGGAAAAGTTTTCGCACACATCACGTTGGTGTTGTTAAGAAAATCTTAATACACGAAGGACAAGAAGTTCCTGCAGG atatCCTGTATTTGAATTAGAGCCTGGTTGTAGCCACAGTACTGTAGTTAGTGATTTATGTGCAGATTGTGGTGCCGATTTAAGAATCGACAATGCATCTAAACCAACTGCATCTGTTTCTATGATACACAGCGTGCCTGACCTTAAAGTCAGCGAACAG agtgCATTGTTATTGGGTAAAGCTGATGAAAAACGATTGCTTAGTGATAAAAAACTGGTGTTACTTGTGGATTTGGATCAAACACTAATACACAcaacaaatgataatatacctaataatatcaaa GATATTCATCATTTTCAATTGTATGGACCAAATTCACCTTGGTATCACACAAGACTTAGGCCAGGAACATACAAGTTTTTGTCTTCTATTAGTGAATTATATGAACTTCACATATGCACATTTGGCGCTCGAAACTATGCTCATACTATAACACATATACTGGATCCAAAAGGAAAGTTATTTTCTCATAGGGTTTTATCACGAGATGAATGCTTCAATCCAAACAGTAAAACTGGAAATCTCAA agGATTGTTCCCATGTGGTGATAATATGGTATGTATAATTGATGATCGTGAAGATGTTTGGGATTATGctttaaatttgatacatGTCAAGccatatcatttttttcaacatacTGGTGACATAAACGCTCCtccaaatttacaaaaaaatgttgatgtaaCCTCACAACAGGATAATAGAGTGGATTTTACACATCTAGTTCAAG gtataactattaaaaaaaaagttagcaCAAAAGGTGAACCACAAATGGAAGATGGAGAAGTTCTGTCTGATGATGATTCAGGAAATACAACAACtgataatgatgaaaaaaataaaaataatgttaacaaCGACAATAGCGATCAAGTAGAAGTTGAGGAAGAAGATGATTACTTGTTGTACTTGgaagatattttgaaaaatttgcaTAAAGAATACTTCAAAGAATATGATCAAAAACATGAGTTATATGGAAATGATGTTGAAGTTCCTGACATGAAgcgtattatacctatgtaccgttcaaaaatattagctGGTAAAAAGCTAGTATTCAGTGGTTTAGTACCTACTCCTGTACCGTTGACTGAAAGTCGAGCTTATAAAGTAGCTCGATTATTAGGTGCAGAAGTCACAGAAAATATTGAACCTGACTCTACACATCTGGTAGCTGTTCGTCAGGGCACACTTAAAGCTAGTGCAGCTCGTAAACGCCCAGATATTAAAACGGTGACGCCTGAATGGTTGTGGCTTTGTGCAGAACGCTGGGAACATGTTGAGGAAAGATTATTTCCTCTTCGATCAGAAGGTGGTGGTGGTTCTAGTAGTAGAGACCCACCAGCTCATTGTAGTAGTCCAGAACATTCACCACATTTTATGGCCAATAACCAAAATGTTCCTCATGTAAATAAAGAACAGGACCAAAAATTTGCTGAGACTCTTAATCCACTACTTTCGTTTTCTGATGAAGACATTAAACGTATGGCAGGAGAAGTAGAAGACATGACTGATGATGAAGAAAGttgtgatgatgatgatgatgatgatgatgcgCCAAAcataattgatgtattaaaaataaataaagatggCAATTCAAGTTCAGAAGCATCTTTAGATG GTTCTAGAAGAGGGAATAAACGTCAATACAGTTCATCAGAATCAACAGATAATGAAGATGAAGCAGAAAAAGAAATAGAAG ATACTGGCAGAGGACAGAAGCGTCGGCATAGTTCACCGGATAGTGACGGAAGTGAAGAAGATAACGAaacattaaatgaaaaatttcgtCAAGGTAAAAATTTAGACGAATTGGGAGTAGAATGGGGTAACAATAGTGAAAATAGTCAAGACCAACCTGATGATATGAATGACTCTGAATGGGGTAACAATAGTGAAAATAGTCAAGACCCACCAGACGAGGTTAATGATTCTGAATGGAATATGTTGGGTGCTGCCTTAGAAAAagaatttttggaaaattag